Proteins co-encoded in one Ignavibacteria bacterium genomic window:
- a CDS encoding TrkA family potassium uptake protein translates to MKKKYVIIGLGDLGRSIAKSLGKSGSEVLAIDVDEDAVNDIKDLVDTAVRADSTDEKALTMLGIDSTVDAAIVAIGPDKFETTILTSVLLLEKKVKKVVARASSELQENILKKLGVHQVLIPEVQVARQIISLVTSQDVLDTITLGEDYNIVHLKNPRAFIGKSLQELDLRIRYNVNLITIKRMSKSYKGSAQEPHVEIYGVPTASTILEENDVLIVFGRDKDIKKIVE, encoded by the coding sequence TTGAAAAAGAAATATGTAATTATCGGACTCGGTGATCTAGGAAGAAGCATCGCCAAATCACTGGGTAAATCCGGTTCGGAAGTGCTTGCCATTGATGTCGATGAAGATGCAGTAAACGACATCAAAGATCTTGTGGATACCGCTGTACGAGCTGATTCAACCGACGAAAAGGCTCTTACAATGCTTGGTATAGATAGTACAGTTGATGCTGCTATTGTCGCCATTGGTCCCGATAAATTTGAGACAACGATCCTTACATCGGTTTTGCTTCTTGAGAAGAAGGTTAAAAAGGTTGTCGCCCGAGCATCTTCAGAATTACAGGAGAATATTTTAAAGAAACTGGGTGTTCATCAGGTATTGATCCCCGAAGTCCAGGTCGCAAGACAGATTATCAGTCTTGTCACAAGTCAGGATGTGTTGGACACCATCACACTTGGCGAGGACTACAATATCGTTCATCTGAAAAATCCCAGGGCTTTCATCGGAAAAAGTCTTCAGGAACTTGACCTCCGGATTCGATATAATGTCAACCTTATCACCATCAAACGAATGTCAAAGAGTTATAAAGGGAGTGCCCAGGAACCTCATGTTGAAATTTATGGTGTGCCGACTGCATCCACTATACTCGAGGAAAACGATGTGCTAATTGTCTTTGGACGAGATAAAGACATTAAAAAAATAGTGGAATAA